A region of the Sarcophilus harrisii chromosome 3, mSarHar1.11, whole genome shotgun sequence genome:
tttaaacaacacaaaaaagcaaaaaagtagcTATATGAAAAACttccaaaaccaaaccaaaaagcCATGGCAAAACAATAATAACACACcattctttctaaaatgaaaaatagccttacataccaaaatttctaaacatacaagaaaaaaaatacaaaaaatgaaagcCCCAAAAGTATGCAAAttacattagaaaaaaaacatcTAATACTCTTGAAACCAAAACAACATTACATAGCCCATCCATTAATGTATCAAACACACACTTATGCAAACACGTACTACcacaaataaaaacacaaacaaactcACACACATTCCCTCTTTACTCATCTCACATTTTCCCCAATCTTCAGCTTTACTTTACTCACCAAACACAACTATTTCTCTAGCCAAGAAACAAACCATATTAAACATCCTAACAATATTTACAGCAAAGAAAAACACCCCAAAAAAAACTGcattccattaaaaaatttcaaaagtaaaCACAGCCAAAtttggaataaataaaatgaaaaacaaaaaaataaaaagccaataaaaccaagaaaaaaataaataataaatataatacagtACAAACCAAACCTGCCATTCACACATAACCCGCAAAACTGAAAACACAAGGGATTCTAAtgaattgggaatggctgaataagttgtgacatATGGTTGTAATGAACACTATGTATTATATGAAGTAATGAGctaaaagatctttttaaaaatgataagcaaaatgagaaaaaccaagaaaactcTGTATACAGTGATAGcactattgttttaagaatggcATTTTAactgttagaaaaagaaaaactgaaaatcaagAACATATGAAGTTATCTGCattcaaagaattcaaagaaagaattaataaatagcaGCATGTATagaatgtatagaataattttacatatatataatgtgatatatCTAATAGTAACCATTTTTATGGCAGGTCTGGACagagggaagcaaaaaaaaattaaggaaaaagagaaatttacataataactttaatataaatttaaaaggcCTAGCGTTATATTTAGTTGATTTGTAGTTTTATGTACattcttgttttttattatactacattatgaaaatgcttgctttattccaaaagttaaaaataaaataaattctaaaaaataatgcagttaatgatactataaacaaaacaATCCTTGCTTGACTTAGGAAATTTTTTGCTCCTACATCTGTCgtatttgcatattttaaaaacaaacagttCTCCCTCAAAGATCCATTTGATTCTTATCTTTTCACTGATTTGAAAAATGATTCTTGCTCTTCAAATAGGAGGAAAGACCAGGCCTTGAGAGGCCGAATTAGCTTTCTGATTGTCTATAAGCTAAAAAATCAACTAAGAAAGGAACATAAATGTAAAACTACCCATATgagttattttgaaattttttttcagcacTTCAGTCAATGAATTGATGTCAAGGTGTCAATTAATCCCAGTGAttcatttgattgatttttttgaattccaacttgttgacataaataaatgaaatgactaTTGTGACAGTCATAACTTTAAGCTACAGATTCAGTCTTGGGGTTTGTATTCATccaatcttctttttctaaaacttgTCTTTTGGGCTTTAGGTGGAAAAAGTGAAAGACTgatgtgggaagaaaaaaatcaaacttttgtTAAAGATTTCATCCTTTTAGGATTATTGCATCCAAACCAATATGGATTCTTATTCTTAACACTTATCCTTATTATTTTTATGGTGGCAATTATGGGGAACACAGTCTTGATTCTTGTGATCCGCCTCGACATCCGGCTCCACACTCCAATGTACTTCCTTCTCAGCCACCTCTCCTTCATAGATATATTGCACATTTCTAACATCGTTCCCAAGATGGCCAGTAACTTCATATCTGGTAGGAAATTCATCACATTTGCAGGTTGTGGATTACAGATTTTCCTCTCCCTCATTTTTTTGGGTTCTGAATGCCTTCTCCTTTCAGCCATGTCCTATGATCGCTATGTAGCTATCTGCCACCCACTGCGTTATCCCATCCTCATGAACCATCGGATTGGTGTCCTTCTGGCTGCAGGATGCTGGCTTGTGGGAACCATCAACTCTACAATTCACACAACTTATGTTCTGCACCTCCCTTTTTGTGGCACAAGAGCCATCGACCACTTCTTCTGCGAAATCAGCCATGTTGAAACTCTCTTGTGTTGACACATCACATTATGAAGGAGGAGTTTATGTGAGTGCTgtattcttcctcctcattcccTTTTCCATTATTCTTGCCTCTTATGGTCAGATTCTCCGTACTGTGTTTCACATTAAATCTATGGAGGCCCAGAAAAAAGCCTTCTCCACTTGTTCCTCCCATCTGGTCGTAGTTATCATGTATTATGGACCATTTATCTTTACATACATGAGACCAAAGTCCTATCATACTCCAGGACAGGACAAGGTCTTAGCCATTTTATATACAATTCTCACTCCCATGCTCAACCCTATCATCTACAGCCTTAGAAATAAAGATGTTTTATGTGCCCTGAAGAAGGTTTTAGGGAAGGCACTTGTGCacagaaattaatatttatataaaactatagCCTATGTTCATGGATGACCTATCATAAATGTGtagaaaatattctatttatctgttAGGTTTATTCCAAGAATTTTGACTTAGGACCAAGAATGACACTATTGATTTGTGTTTCGGTTCTTCAATATCATATTTAGAAAGTAGCAAccaaatgttaaaataatatttaaaaaaattttaaagctctttgaTTCATATGCCAAAAGTCTTTTACGTCATGGTTTCATTAAAGTTACTATCAAACTGCATTGTTCTTGTGATCATGGGTAGACATTTGTAAATGAATTCCTCAGCAATCAATTTCTCCCTTCTCAGCAGGACTTAATTTCAGATAGCAAACAATtcacacatgcaaacacacacaaatTCCTCTTTTTCACTGACAAAAAAGTAGTTTTATCATGAATATGTAGAAAGATCACTTTGAAGGGTGTAGTTGCAGATATTCTTGGGTTTTCCCTTTGAACCATTGAAAACAATTAACTAGGATTCTGgattatcaataacaaaaataacaaaaattatgtaacatatcaatagatgcagaaaaagtttttgataaaatacagcagtcattcttaattttttaaaaaaagcacttgaaagaataattataaaggaattttttcctaaaaatgataGGAATcatctacctaaaaccatcaaTAAGTATTATTTATAATGGGGATATGCTAGAAGCCTTCTCAGTaagttcagaagcaaaacaaaaattccatttttcaccattattaaataatattgcattagaaagaCAAGCAATagcaatgaaagaagaaaaagaagaaggaattcTATTGGGCAGTGAGATACTAAAACTGTTGCTTTTGTAGACAGgtggtaaaaatatttgtaaaatcctaAAAATTGAGCTAAAAAGTTAGTGGAaacaataatttcagaaaagtagAAGGGTATAAAATAAACTTGCATAAATAAGGTaccccatttaaaatatttatagacaaTGTAAATTACCTGGGATTATGCCTGACAAGACAACCAGACACATAGGAACTATgtgaacataattaaaaaaaaaactttttataccAACAAAGCCACATTTAAATAACTagggaaatattaattgttcattggCTGGCAgaggcaataaaataaaaatgacaattttatttgaTCTACTCTGTTTATTCAATGCCattccaattaaatatcaaaattttattttactgatcaaaaaatgaataacaaattttatttagaagaacaaaaggacaagaatgataaaggaaataatggaaaattgCAAAAGAAGGAGATTTATCAATATTAAATCTTAACCTATATTATAAGATCTTCAACTATATGTAAACTATTTTATACTGgccataaaatagaaaaatagattagtATAACAGATTTGGCATGCAATACACAGGCACAAATGATTACAATAACCATGGGTTTGACAAATATAAAGATTCAAGCTTTTGGtacaaaaatgtattatttggtttaaaaaaaatgagaatgctgAAAAGCAGTCTGGTAGGATTGGACATAAAACAGTTTTACGCCATTtgccaaaataagatcaaaattaaTGCATAACCTAGATAGAAAGGAGGGCATcataagaatattagaaaaaaaacatgaaacattATGTTACTATTACTTTTGTATAAAAACCAACATAAATAAACAAGATAGAGAGGATTAtgaagtataaaatggataatttatattacattaaaatgaaagtttttttaacaaataaaataaatataaccaagatcaaaaggcaagcaaaaaattagggaagaattttttataaacaatttctcagataaaggtctcatatctaaaTCATATGAAGAACTGtatcaaatctataagaatatgagttATTCACCAactgataaagggtcaaaggatatgaatagatcaTTTTTCTATGATGAAATcacagctatatatatatatatagttatgtaaAATTACTCTAACttactttgattagaaaaattaaaacaattttgagatatctcacacctctcagattggctaaaattataGAAGAGGAAAGCAATCTAATGTTGCAGGGGATATGaaaaaatgagatagtaattcACTGATGGTGGAACTGTAAAATCCAgccattttgggaaaaaaaatctagaattataTCCAATGAGTTATAAAACTGAATATATCCTTTGACTAGCAACACCACTATTAAAACTGTTTCTCAAGGTGAACAGGCATGTTCTAAAATAGTTTAGCAATTCTCTTTGttatggcaaagaactggaaattgaaggggtatccatcaattgggaaatggataaataagttttggtatatgattgtgatggaatactagtGTTCTACAAGTAATGaagagctcaatgattttagaaaacttGAAAAGACATGCATGAGAcagtgaagagaaaaatgagcagaactgtgAGAATGGTGTACACAGTAGCAGCTATATTGTTCTAAGGACAACTgaatgactaagtcattttgagtaTTGTAAATATTCAAATTGGCTATAAGAGAACTATTAAGATGCTAtctaaatccagagaaagaagtgataaaggAAAATTTGTATAGTATGgttttttatgatatatattcacatacagagagagagagagagagagagagagagagatgtgtttgtgtgtatttatgtctAATGACAATAATCCCGTGTTTCATAACATAAATAGcttaaagataaagaattccctaTTCTATATGTAATTCTGACAAAACTAGAAAGAATTATAGAAGAAATTAGACTTAAACTAACAACATCTTACATCTGGTACAATGATAATTTCACAATGGATCTGACACCTTGAAACAGAATCATAccattaaaaatatgaaagaaaaacagaatatatatatgCTTAACTATAGGCAGGAACTAGATTATTCGCCAGAAAAGGTATTGAGGCTATTAGAAAAGGAAGACTAGACAATTCTGATTACATGATATTTTTAAGCTTCAGTACAATCAAAGTTAATGCATCTAGGGATattaaaggaagtgaaaaaatcAGGGTGGAGTCAATctttattatcaattttttttttagtgaagtgTTTGGTATACAAGTTAAATAGATTAaccacacacatgcatgcatatatattttcatatgcatttatataaacatgaatatgtacatatgtttgtctatacatacatatgtatatgacaAAAAGCCattgaacacaattacaaaacactttccatacaaataaagtcagatcgaatctcttgggaaaatatcaagtgctcatgggtaggctgagctaatataataaaactgagaatactacctaaatcaatctacttattcaacGCTATGccaaccaaactcccaagaaattacttcacagagctagaaaaaaataataacaaaattgttctggaagaaaaagagatcaagaatttcaagggaattaatgaaaaaaatgcaaatgaaagtggtctATCTAtgccaaatctaaaactatatgataaagcagtggtcatgaaaaccatttggtattggctaagaaatagagtaggcaattagtggaataggttaggttcacagaagaacatagtcaatgaccatagtaatctagtgtttgacaaacccaaagacctcagtttctgggataacaactcactatttgacaaaagttgctggagagattggaaatcagtatggcacaAATTAGGCGTTGACCCACACCTAATTCTCTAtaccaagatcaaaatgggttcatgatttagacataaagcgtgatactataagcaaattaggaagacaaaggatggtttacctctcagatctgtctAGAAGGAAAGAAtctatggtcaaagaagaactcaAGGACATTGTtgaaggcaaaatggataattttgattatattaagttgaaaaggtTTTTAACAAGCAAAACTAATACAGAtaagattagaggggaagcaataaactggggggcGGAAATTACATTCAAGGTTTCtgatattatttctaaaatatatagagagaattgacaaTAGAACTCAATCtgttctccaattaataaatggtcaaaggatgttaatagggaattttcagatgaagaaattaataccatttctagtcatatgaaaaaatgctctaaatcactattgatcagagaaatgcaaataatacaactcttaggtaccactccatacctatcagattagctaagatttcaggaaaagataatcactGATGtcggaggagatatgggaaaactggaatactaataccTTTTGGTGGAGTTTGAGCTGATCTacccattctgtagagcaatttggaactatgcccaaagggctaccaaactatgcatacattttggttgggcttatatcctaaagatatcataaaggagggaaaaggacccacatgtgcaaaaatagcaccattttgtaatggcaaaaaactggaaacagagtggatgcccatcagttggagagtggctgaataaactatggtgtatgaatattattgttctataagaaataatcagcaggatgatttcagataaacctggagagacttatatgaactgatcctaagtgaaatgagcagaatgaggagaacattatacacagcaacagcaagattatatgatcatcaattctgatggacatggctctcatcaacagtgagaagattcaggccagttccaatggtcttgtgatgaagaaagacaTCTGTACCCatagagaggacagtgggaactgaatgtggaccataatatagtgttttcattctttttcttgttgtttgcttttattttgttttctttcccatttttcccctttttgatctgatttttcttgtgcaccatgatatttgtggaaatatatacagaagaattatatgtttgacatatattggatcacttgccatcttgGGCAGGAGAGTAGGgggcagggaaagaaaaaaatagaacacaaggttttgcaggagtgaatgttgaaaattatatatgtatatattttgaaaataaaaggctttaattaaaaaaaaataaactcccttttttctcttcctcatcttatATCACTCCCATGCCAGCAAAGGCAATTGATGAATTCTAGAGGTTCTTT
Encoded here:
- the LOC100917166 gene encoding LOW QUALITY PROTEIN: olfactory receptor 2AJ1-like (The sequence of the model RefSeq protein was modified relative to this genomic sequence to represent the inferred CDS: inserted 2 bases in 1 codon) produces the protein MWEEKNQTFVKDFILLGLLHPNQYGFLFLTLILIIFMVAIMGNTVLILVIRLDIRLHTPMYFLLSHLSFIDILHISNIVPKMASNFISGRKFITFAGCGLQIFLSLIFLGSECLLLSAMSYDRYVAICHPLRYPILMNHRIGVLLAAGCWLVGTINSTIHTTYVLHLPFCGTRAIDHFFCEIXAMLKLSCVDTSHYEGGVYVSAVFFLLIPFSIILASYGQILRTVFHIKSMEAQKKAFSTCSSHLVVVIMYYGPFIFTYMRPKSYHTPGQDKVLAILYTILTPMLNPIIYSLRNKDVLCALKKVLGKALVHRN